The genomic stretch AATCAACAATGGGGTTAGACAAATATTATCACACAATAAAAGTATTCATGTTAAACTCTCCTCCAGCTATCTTGCAAAAAACACACCTCTAGATACAACTAAAGTAGATCAATTGTTTAGCTGGTTCCTTTGAAACCCCAAACCATCCCCCAAAATAATATAGACACAGAAGAAAACTCAAAGCTTATACATGATTGATGATTCACAGTTTCCCAAGTCATCTTGGAACTGGAGAGATTACTATAGACGACAGACTTCATAAAAATGTCTTCTAGAACAGAGGGTGTTTCACCTTTTGTAATCTTAtccataaaacaataaatatccTTATAATATATGATATCTTATATGTTGTGTGGGATTCataactgttttatttttcatcacGTGACATACTTTCAAAGCACATTGTCTCATTTTTGCCTCACAAGAAATTTATGGGCTTGGTAGGGCacttgtctttattttcttttctattcacaGAGAGGGCTAAGAATCTCTTTGTGATAAACTGTGAGCTAATTATGGTGAAGGATatcagcatttccatagcacACTCTTGCCCAGTGAAAAGCAGTTGTTCTTTGATGGAGGAATCCTGAGCAGTATCCAGtgtttttccttgtttccttatCAAGACACAGAAGCAACCCAAGTTCTTGAAAGGTATGccagtgcgggggggggggggagaagctaggtggtacagtggataaagcaccagtcctgggttcaggaggacttgagttcaaatctggcctcagaaatttgacactagctgtgtgactctgggcaagtcacttaaccctcattgcccctcaaaaaaaaaaaaagaaaaaaaaaaggtatgccaGTGGAGGATAAGTTCCTTTAATTCTTCCAACACTAAAATGGCAACAAGATATAGTTGAcaattttttaatctgaaaatcAGCCTACCTGAGTTTCATCAAACTCATGGGGATCACAGATCTACTGTAGAGCCTGAAATGCCTCTAGAGAGCAATTGTTTTAGCctcctttttacaggtgaggaaatagaggtcCAGGGatgttaagggatttgtccaggtTAGGCAGATTCAACCATAAGACATAGGAATGCTACTTGGTTTTATGATTCCAGAATTTGCTCTTTTGATGATACTACCAACTGGCTTACTGATTGATGACTTTCCTTTAGTCATAACAGCTCTCCAAGCTTATCTGTCAAGTTGTAAAGGAGGAAATATTCATAACAACATCATGGCTTCTTGTAGTATTGAAATGGAAAGTAGTGGTAACATTTTGAAGTCAGGGGTGCCCTGACTGGCACTTATGAGATCTTGCAACCTTCCCCAAAGGCCAGCCTTAATCCTTGTCAAGACAAAGATTTAACAAATAAGTAGCAGAAGTCAATTTACTGAAGGCAACATAAGTAAAAGGAAATGTTCTCTCAACTGTTCTTCAAACATCCTCTTCATTGTCTGGACTGAagcatttttaatgtttcatgTCCTCTAGCTTGAGCCTTCTTCAGGGCCTCTTTCACCTCTTTGTTCCTTAAACTGTAGATTAGAGGGTTCAACATGGGGATCACTACTGTGTAAAAGACTGATGCCATTTTGTCTGTGTCCAGGGAATGGTTTGACTTAGGTTGTAGGTACATAAAGATCAATGTGCCATAGAAAATGGTGACAGCTACCATATGGGAACCACAGGTGGAGAAGGCTTTGAGTCTGCCCTCTGTGGAACGGATTCGCAAAATGGCGGCAATGATGAAAATATAGGAGATGAGGACAATTGATGATGAACAGATCATGTCAAACCCAGCAAAGGCAAATATcaacatttcttttgtgtgtgtgtttgagcaGGCCAGAGCCAAGAGTGGAAGATCATCACAATAAAAATGATTGATGACATTGGGACCACAGTAAGATAATCGGAATGTGACAATGGTATGGAACAATGCAACCAAAAAACTGTATATATAGGGAACTGCAACTAACTGAAGGCAGACTTTCTGAGACATAATAACTGAGTAAAGCAGAGGATTGCAAATAGCTACATAACGATCATAGGCCATAGATGCTAAAAGGAAACATTCTGTGATCATAAATGTCAGAAAACATCCTAGTTGGGTTGCACAAGCATtgaatgaaatgatatttttctCCACTACAAAATTTACCACCATCTTAGGTGTGATGGCTGAGGAATAGCAGAAGTCAACGAAAGCTAAATGACTAAGGAAGAAGTACATAGGTGTATGAAGTCGAGAGTCAATCCTGATCAATAAAATTAGCCCAAGGTTCCCTACCACTGTGACTATGTAGATGGCTAAGAAAACTACAAAGAGTGGTGCCTGGAGCTCAGGGCGATCTGTTATCCCTTTGAGAAT from Dromiciops gliroides isolate mDroGli1 chromosome 6, mDroGli1.pri, whole genome shotgun sequence encodes the following:
- the LOC122731150 gene encoding olfactory receptor 1038; this encodes MAKFNFTQVTEFILKGITDRPELQAPLFVVFLAIYIVTVVGNLGLILLIRIDSRLHTPMYFFLSHLAFVDFCYSSAITPKMVVNFVVEKNIISFNACATQLGCFLTFMITECFLLASMAYDRYVAICNPLLYSVIMSQKVCLQLVAVPYIYSFLVALFHTIVTFRLSYCGPNVINHFYCDDLPLLALACSNTHTKEMLIFAFAGFDMICSSSIVLISYIFIIAAILRIRSTEGRLKAFSTCGSHMVAVTIFYGTLIFMYLQPKSNHSLDTDKMASVFYTVVIPMLNPLIYSLRNKEVKEALKKAQARGHETLKMLQSRQ